In Halothermothrix orenii H 168, the sequence TTTCTTAAGCTGATATGAATCCCCCCCAAAAACTATCGGGGTTAAATAAATTACTAAATCTGAATTAATAAACATATTTGCTATCTTTTGAGCATAGTCGTCTATAATGCAGACACCAGGTTTTTTTATCCAACACCCAAAACAACCTATACAGTCAGCAATTCTTTTTTCATGCAATATAACAGTATTAACTTCATAATCTCTACTTTTAAGCTCTTTTCTAATAATTTTTGAATATACATTTAAAGATTTATTATCCTTTTCTCCATTAAGTAATAAAGCTTTCATGGTTTTCCCCCTAATAATAACATTATGATTTAGATACATTTAATCTTTTCAGAGTGTGCTCTAGTCAGGAATTTCAGATAACGTTCCTGGGGTTTAAGAGGTTCATGAGCCTTAGGGCGGCTGTTCTTGGCGAATGAGTTTGGGTGCAGCGATAGCAGAACCTTAAACCCATGTTATACGAC encodes:
- a CDS encoding flavodoxin family protein; the encoded protein is MKALLLNGEKDNKSLNVYSKIIRKELKSRDYEVNTVILHEKRIADCIGCFGCWIKKPGVCIIDDYAQKIANMFINSDLVIYLTPIVFGGDSYQLKKALDRMIPLISPFFIKVDGEIHHKPRYKEYPSILGIGVMSNFNEEQVQLFNNLIKRNSINFHSPNYVSEVIVSDKDIDHMQKKINKLLNKVSDKNE